The genomic segment gtgaaagaaatggacacagcgacgccataGCCTtcgatggagaccagtgaagtcaattagaagcagttttccggtgatggctgagcgtactGTGCAGctgctgcgcagcctccaactgagcttgacaaTGTAGATGTGCCGTGAACAACCTGTCTGAaatttgtaagtcttctggtagctgtgccaagaaaaatctgaatcattccgaatcttgtgGATAAAGTGGATGGTggataaatgttacttcatatgaattcacttgccacataccgaagtatttccaatccatcaaaacgttgccgaaatattttgttccgacgctttcatggactctctatgggcttctcccttgactgtatgcccCCCCCGtccccccgattgcctgcgaATTTCTCCTGTACTATGCGATAATTTCTCTACCATGCGACAGAAAGTTGCGTGGtgatgacacaatcgttagcctatttttacaaaaacggctgctacggggccataacgtgaggtacaaggtaatggagccttttatacattgtcgtgtttctttagaaataaacaatggacaaatatagtctttaaacgcttcaaatgtaaagttattctctgtcaaagtgacgccaaaatgaatggcggtcaatggaatgctaatggaaggtgatggcttgttgcTATGTgaattattttaactttaatttTTTGGAACGGAATTTGACCAtctaaattgtaattatatttgaatttttaaacttcattttttaaatctgaattTGACTAGTCAAATTTGAGCAACctgaattttgttttttggtttttattctGAAACTGTAATTTTTGGATCTGAATTTGTGACCTTTGGAAAAAGAAATTCACATCCAGCTTTTAAGTTGCAAATCAAGAAATTTCCTATTTTAATTTCAAAGAGGTGAAGTCAGAAAGAAACTAATTCAGGTATGTTTCAcaagtaaaatgttttaatatttagtattcagtggctgttaaaattaaaatacttttgtcttttattttcttccatACACTTCCCTCAGGAGATGGTGGGGAACAAAACAGGACCCTGCACACAAACTTTTTGAAACCGTCCcttctggcaggaggctgcccATCAGGATCAAAACCTCACGGCACAAGAACAGTTTTTTCCCGACTGCAGTGGGCCTCATTAACAAGGCCTGGGATCCCCACTGAAAGACTCTGACAAACCTTTAACTCCCCACCCTCAGTCACTGCACTTTACATTAACACACATGCTTAACTATTACCCCTGACCATTGCACATATTATACATGCTgtgaacttttgcacatcccCTGATCAATACTTTTTCAAACCCTGCACTAAACCATATAGCATTCCTTCTTTCCGTTCCTAAACAGTTATATgtacacttttatttttgtatagtgtcttttttacatactttttaTGTAATATATCTATTCTGTATAAGCTATTTATGTTCTTGATTGTAGCAGTACTTTGCCGTATATTTCATGTGTTGATGTATGCATATacaccaagacaaattccttgCAAGTGAAAACTTACTTTGGTAATACATATGATTCTGATTTTGAACAGAGCTAAAagcagagtgaatattggatgaATGCTAATTTTGCTCCACGTCTGCTAGATGTGTGAATAAGCACCATGTGCTGACAGTTTGCCATACCAACTTTATTAGCTAGGTGATAACATGGCAGTGTTGTGTTGACAGCTTGTCCATTCTGCCCCCAAGTGGACAAAAAGGTTAAAGAAAGTGAGTAAAGTTGGGTTTTATCCATGTCAATTTCTTACCAGTTCAAGTAAGAGGATAACATTCCCCATCCACAGTATTATTTTCAAAAGAAAGAAGACACCTTCGATAATATCAACagacatctcctcactatctttACCGTCAAGGCAACTTGCTTTGATTGACGTTTATTTCTAGCCAATAGCCAGAGCTTAGTAAACATTCTGGCCAATCAATAACGAAGATTAGTTGGCGGGAGAGGAAGAGGCAGGGCGTCGTGGTGACTGGCTGACAAATCAGCGCAGGCCCCTCACCGAAAGGCCGGAAACACATGCTGCTGGCGCGCTGTTGTATGATGTTGTTGTCATCTGTGACATGTTGGTAGAAAACGGTAgtgaattgtgtgttttttgaagTATAAAAACGGAGAATGGCAGCAAAAGCGGCTACACCTGTCACCCCAACGGAGCCCGACCCTGACCGGTGTGTGAGTGAGGAGGAGAGCCGCGGGGCCGAGGCGGAGGAGGAGAACACCCAGCAGCAGACAGGCCCCGCGGCCGCCGTGAGCCATAGCCGACTGTCCAAACTCCCGCTGGCCCGCATCAAGGCGCTTATGAAGACCGATCCAGACGTGTCGCTCGCCAGCCAGGAGTCTGTGTTTATCATCGCTAAAGCCACGGTAAAAACAACAACGAAGGAAGTCCTGCAATAACACAGAATACTCCACATGCTTTCACAATGTGAACAGCAAGCTAGTCCGTAACGAGTCTTCAATCTTAATATGATTACTCTCCAATATATGATCAATATAATGTTTACTAAAACTCCACCAGTAAAGTAAAAATGGCTGAAACCTCTCAAGATGCGCACACAACCTGCAACCATTGAACCTTTTACACTCTTATCCCTGCACCTTTATCAGGAGAGTTGTGCTCCAATTATAGAAGTATACAGATAGTTTTTAATGCAACATGACAAATCAACAAAACAGTGACAAATACTGTCTAgaatattctccagaataacctcaaaGGTACTTTATGACCTGAATGTAACAGTACTTGGTAATACTAACACAATGTAGTGTGACACTTTACACTTGTAAAGGTTAACTTAACATcccattttttttaagcagctCAACACTAAACAATGGACCTTGTGTTTTACAGCAACAGACATATTGTACAAGTACAGTACATTAAGAGCTAGCCCAAACTACAGAGCAGcccgaggcccaaatcacagaacgcGCGTTATTAATTAGTgcccttttaaaatgaatatatatatatatatatatatatatatatatatatatatatatatatatatatatttataaggAGCACATGTATTCAACCTGCAACCTCGATGCAGGCAGCTGGTGGGAGTTTATAATTTCTAACTAAAAAGTTAAAGTGATAACCTGAGCAGAATGAATATAGCAAGGTAAGCCAGGTGAAGAAGTGTGGAAAATCAGGTCCCATTTCTTTTGGGTTCATTTGGGCTCAGGTCCATATCGATATTGGTGGAAAAACTACCAATATTATTACCAAATTACCAGTTATTACTATTAGTTTCTGAATTtgttttagtttcaaatgacagaatattaacacatttctttcttCCAGGAGTTGTTTGTTGAGATGATTGCCAAAGATTCCCTAGTGTACGCCCAGCAGGGGAAGAGGAAAACTTTGCAAAGAAAAGATTTGGGTAAGTGCTAAAGTACTAAAGTTGATATGGTGCTGATTTTTGTAGAGGAAAGTAGATTGTTAACATGTTCACTTGGATGTTGTAAAACCTGTATTTAATAGCACATCTGTATAGAAACCTGGAAGGTCAATTAACCAGTTTTGACTTTTATATCTcccatttcctttttctttgacCTTTCTGTTACCAACAGACAACGCAATAGAGGCCATAGATGAATTTGCATTTCTTGAAGGTAAGCCTTGCTAGGACAATAGAGTTTTAGGGTCTTTTTATGCCTGATTATAATTAAATTCACCTATAACAGGTTGAATACATGTGTAAAATAAGAATACCACAGACGTAACATACAGCATGATTATGCTCATGTGTGCACATATAATATACtttatttaacacatttctttttaaattttttgtacCAATACAGATTGttctaattttttattttttttttctctgtaggCACACTAGATTAAATGCTTCTTCAAAAGACgagaacattaaatatctgcAACCATCCAAGAAACTTTCCGTTACAGGGACACGATTTGTTGCGAACACCTTTCTGGTACTTTTCTAAGTCAAACTCTCGAAATGGATATTTAgaaatttgttgttttttacaatgTGCCATTAAGATTTTTCATGCTTAACTTTGAAGACATCAGTGGTAATATGtacattttttgtaaatatttgtgaGATACTACTGTACAATGGAATAAATGTAAGTTTTAAACAGTTTCTTTTCGAATGAAACAGTCAGTCTTCATCAGTTTGTCACATCCCCCATTTGCAAGATAAATATTGTCGATCTGTCTGTGATCAATGTTAAAATACCAGTTTATAAGGGCTTGAGATTTTCCACGTTGGTAAAAGAAGGTAAATAAATCTACTAttacataaaaaacataaaactataCAATGTATTACTTTATGAGCTTTACTTTTTCAGTCCCAGGCTTGACTGGGATGATAATTCAGGCTGGGAATCTTAGTGCCATTtattaggttttttttaaactagagACTGGCAATTATTATTATGACATGCTGAGCACAGCCCTGCTAACAATTTTGACTAACCATGTTCCTTGCTTGTGAATATAGCTGTAATCTTTGCAACATTTAGCTGCACTTTTCTCCAGGCCTCCCTGTCCTTTTCTATTGCTATTTTTGTTGAGTTCAATTTCTCAGCACACCCACAGCCTCACAATAAataattgagtttttttttttttttatcacagtcATGTATTATCAGAAGACATTAAAAGCAAGTAGAGTGAATCAATCTTTCTCAGGAATGACGGCAAGATGTTTCTAGGTGAGACGCAAGCAACGTTCACACTCAGTTGGGAAACCACATTGTTCCACGTAACTACATTGTATAGCTTCCTCCTGTCTTCCTGAATAGCTCAGGTGGATCATTTTTAACATTCTGCAGTGTGTCAACACCTCTGTCCGAGGTGCTGATCCTGGGACCTCCAGGGATGCAAGAGCTATCCAGGGTACTGCCCTTGTTGACATGTTTAAAGGAAGGCTCCCTGCTACTTAAAATGGCAAGATGTAATCTTAACTGACTGGATTTGCTGCGTTAAACTGATTTTTATTATAGGAAACCTGGCAGCGAATtcagcttttgtttgtttattctatCATTTCAGAGCACCACTCTGGTATTTTCATTTTGGTCATCTCAATGCTGATACGTTAATATTACCTACTGGTACTGATTTGAATTTGCTTTAGATATGTCAACTAGGACCAAAATACACTCATACAAAGCATGtgtaaaaaaatggaaatatgcCTCAGAAAAGATTTTAAACTATACTTTAACCCTTCAATATTATGTCTTAATATGAACCCGCTATGTGTGGCCTGCTTAATTTTGCTTATAGTTTATACAAGGTCCTTTGGATTATTTTGCATTGTTGAAAGGTGGGGCCAATATCGTTCCTATATAGTtcatatattgtgtatatacacagtatatattgggtaaaacaataaataaagatgACATATTGGATGaggtttgtttttaacaaacataaaatatttcATAATGATTTGGTTTTTAAAGAATTGTGACTAGGATATGTACAGAGTGGGACATTATACAGTTGAAAATACAATTAAGTTAGAGCTcactggtggacaaactatgtaatggTGACACCAAATAACTACAACATATCgttggcatttctgtactgctatttctctttgtttatcgGCCAACATATTTGCTGATTCTGATATGTCTGTGTTAAGCTAATATTGGCCTGGCTCAGTCGGATAAAAGGACAAAGATGGTTTTTGTATTTGACATTATGCTATATTAGATCACTTTACTTTCTCAATGTTACTGAAAGTAAATCTCTTGGAAgagtgtaaatgtaaatatcGTGTCATTAGCATTTGTTAAATGCGCCattttgctgctgcagcagtACATTTCAGTGCAATACAAGCCAGTGGTGAAATTGTGAAGGTTAAAGGTCTTGCTCAACACAGTGATTGTTGTATGACACTGGGAAAATCACAGAGCTTTGAGTTTGCATTAGGAATGTATCTGAATCTCTCTAGACCTGAGATGTATGTTGTTCTTCCTGGCATCATTTGTTAAACACATCCAAAGTGTTCAGTTTCACACTCTAGGCACAGTCAAGACCCCTTGAGTTTTTGCAGCAgggattttcaaaataaatgcctGAGTGTATTTAAGATGATTTTCTGGGTTTAGTGTTTCGGGGAGTAATGAAACAGAGCTGTGAGAAGCACAGATGTTTGGTTCCAGTAGAGCACCAGTCAACTCCCTGCAGAGGAATGCCTGACTGGCATGGGGGAACATGGAGTGCTCTTTTCTAATAAAATATAATCACATGTCGAAGGATTGGACATCATTTTAGTTCCACAGTCAATAAAGACATTCCATTAAGGAAAtctcatgaaaagaaaatgtagaaCCTCCCCCTGCCCAGAGCAGGACATGAACAGTAAATCTGGGGCTGGCCTGATGGTCCTTGGTTAAATTGATGGGAAAATGGCATGCTAAGAGAATACACGTTTATCATGTGGCTTTGTTTGTTTAGTTATTTCAAATAAACTAGTAAAACAAATTAGAATGACATTGTAATACGATCACAGGTACAAATTAGAGTAAAATTATTTTATCTTTAGATAAAGTACAACCAGGTATTTCCACTATGTGAATATATTGCTTCTCATGatgttaaaagaatagtttaacattttgggaaatgtgcttatttactttcttgctgaaagttagatgagaagatcaatagcactcatgtctgtatgctaaatatgaagctaaagccAAAGGTCGATTAACTTAGCTTAGCCTAAAGACTGAGGTTGTACTgaggcacagcagtgctttgagctaactgctaatgtcagcataatgacatgctcacaatgacagtgGTAACTAATGCTTAGCAAATATgatgtttagcatgttagcatgctaacattagctgatTAGCATTAAACACCAAGTACAGTTGAGGCTGatggaatgtcattagttttgcaggtatgtgGTCAGAAAAGAAGgtcaatttaaaatgttaacccgatgatggtgctagatagAAAggtaaaactaaaaacaaatgtgaacaTCATCGTGGTgcaagaggaaaagtcagggactCACCAAAGTGATTAATGCACATTGTCTGGGCACACCATGAATATCTATATATTGACCATTTCACTAAAAAAACAACGTCAATAGActtattttagtctggacctaagtggtggactgactgactgacacctCATCCAAAAAGCTGCCTATctgcacctttaaagctcactaattacaTATCTACTTTGTTTAATACGTTTAACAACTACAGGGAGTTCCGACCTAGACCATTCCTTTAATTGGGAGCATACATTTGTGTAAGAAAATCATATAGGCTAAATGATTACCAGATTATCTTAATGTCTTTAGCGCAGAAAAGAATGTGCTGTTTATCGTTCTGCATTCACAACTGCGTTACATTCAGCTGGTTGTCTTTTTCATGCATCTCCCTGTTTTCCTTGTTTCAAGGATCAGTTGAAGTATTGCCCCCTGCATTGTATCCCTCTGAAATCCCATTCAGGTACAGTAACATCTCTTAGGCTACATATTTAGTGAACCCAGCCCTCAAATACATCTGCAGGAAGCCATACGATCCCTCCAGAAGACATTACCTCCTCAGCCCCACTTTTCACTGCTATTGCTTTTGTTTCCAATTGCTCACAGCTTTGTGAATCCGCACACCTTGACAGGAGAGATTTTAATTGCTGCAAAGATATGCAGAAAATGTATCTGGCTTACAAGCCGACCTGTAGTCATGTGAAAGGTATGTTTTTGCAGCTGACATTCCAACCTGATTtcttggcacacacacacacacacggtttggATGTATATGCCCATAAGCGACACATTGTTGCCTTATTGTCTGAATATTTCTTAGTTCTTCCACCAAGTGTTTCAGGAGCCAAACGATAATTTGCTTAATGTTAAGATCTATTTAACCACAGGAACTTTGGCTGGCCCATATTCCTCTACCCTTACAAAATGTGTCCGTTTTATGTCCCACATTAGTGTCTAAAGCAATAATTCCTTGCATGAGAGGTGATTCATGGTTTCAATATTGCCCTGCCAATGtaattaacatgttttttttcccagagtACAGTATGTCCAAAGCATTTGACTAATGAAGTGTGATGTATTGTTGGAATttgtacatttatatattttcaacCGTAGGAACAGTTttgtaaagtaaataaataaataaataaataaaaagagacaCCATTACTGATGTATGTTGTATTcctctttcctttttgtttgGTGAAACATTCTTGTTTCTCCTTGCAGAAAACTGGCCAACATAAATAACGTGGCTCCATGTCCGAAGTTTCCAAGCATATCTACAATGGAAAATGATAGAAGCCTTTTCAGCTATCTAAACCATTTACTATAAATGCCAGACTTTGGTATCAATCCAACATGAATAACTTGAGAGAAGATACAAGTTTTTCCACCCTCCAACAGTAGCCTCAGTAGATTCAGAATGAAATGCACTCAAAAGACATGTTGCATTTTTACCGAGGTTCAAGGATGCAAATATACACAATCCTGAATGTCTGCTAATTTGTTGTCATTCTGTAAAGACATACAGGGAACTTTAAATaaccaaaaagaaaataatgtaattacCTGACTAAGTGGTGGACTAGAACCCCAAagcacaaaacaaaagcaataaATGTAACAGGAAAGTTCAGCTTTACTTTGTTCTAGGCAGGCAAGGGTCAAAACCAGGAGATCAGGCAAACAAATCCAACGAGAGGTTAGGTTTTTGGGGCGGTTGGTTTATGTTCCTCCAAGaatcaggaaaaaaaagtttaaacagacaaacaggacTCACAAACGCTGCAAAGCTAGGCAATGCACACTAGACAACGTGGCAGAGAAAGAATGGCTCTGGGCTGGTAAATATAGAAAGTGGTTAATGAGGGAATGAGGTGCAGGCAGGGAGATGGTTGGGGACGCTCAGGTGAGGGGAATGAAATGATTGCAGGATCTGAAACTACAGGAGAGTTAGTGATATGGCATGAAAACAACAGATACAGAAATAAAGTTGGCACGGGTGGTGACAAATAAACAGGTTTTTAACAAACTGGTAATGTGTCTGGGGGGACCTGGTGGTCTGGGGATTAAGGCCCTGACCATGAACCACAGCATCCTTGGTTTATGTTCGTACACTTCTCTATCACTGCAGCAAGATAAACCACTGGAAGTCGGCTAAAACAAGATTTTCAACTTGTGTTAAGTTGCTCTTTAAAGGGTCAGCCATATTACAACAAAACACAGTTTTACAACTTACACCTTTCA from the Sander vitreus isolate 19-12246 chromosome 9, sanVit1, whole genome shotgun sequence genome contains:
- the pole4 gene encoding DNA polymerase epsilon subunit 4, which produces MAAKAATPVTPTEPDPDRCVSEEESRGAEAEEENTQQQTGPAAAVSHSRLSKLPLARIKALMKTDPDVSLASQESVFIIAKATELFVEMIAKDSLVYAQQGKRKTLQRKDLDNAIEAIDEFAFLEGTLD